The Deltaproteobacteria bacterium genome has a window encoding:
- a CDS encoding acetate--CoA ligase family protein, which yields MNPRELIERAKSDGRRALTESESKEMLREFNVPVVDEQVVHDIDGAVAAAERIGYPLVLKGMGATLMHKTERGLVHLELGDGDAVRKAAAAVIEEAREELEGMLLQPHIRGNREFVAGLFRDRQFGPVVMFGLGGVFTEALSDVAFRVAPLMEADALDMLREIRAQALLGDFRGEAAARRDELVRTIMGLSRLGSEMDDIAEIDINPLILSHDGSVLAVDALVVLGDPPEKKEDIEPVDPLTIRHLFYPRSVAFVGASGQMGKWGHMLVTNTISGGYQGDMYLVNAKGGTIAGREVYRSVLEIPGPVDLGIVTIPAAQVMELIDQFKEKGIRFMLLITSGFGETGNEGKELERELITAARRAGILILGPNTMGICNPHKDFYCLGLPVKPMPGSTAVVAQSGNLGVQLLAFAEEQAIGVRGFCGSGNEAMLTVEDFIEGFEVDELTKIVMLYVESVKDGRRFFEGARRVGKKKPIVLLKGGQTGAGNRAAASHTGALSTDSRIFDAVCRQAGIVKVDQSMDLLDLSAAFSSLPLPKGNRVGILTLGGGWGVITADMCIQAGLEVPEVPDEILRRIDRILPPYWSRSNPADIVGETDNSIPGIIMEEFLKWDECDAVINLGILGRSIFVSRLVDSVRHSDPSYTEEFLAAADRFLYDFEKEYIKLVARLMEKYEKPIFGVKLLTGTNDQTVFNVEDRIYKSVFYPTPERAVRALSEMYNYYTFIGR from the coding sequence GTGAATCCAAGAGAGTTGATAGAGCGGGCGAAAAGCGACGGGAGGAGGGCACTGACGGAAAGCGAATCAAAGGAAATGCTCAGGGAATTCAACGTTCCCGTCGTCGATGAACAGGTCGTGCATGATATTGACGGGGCCGTTGCCGCAGCGGAGAGGATCGGCTATCCCCTGGTGCTGAAAGGAATGGGGGCGACACTCATGCATAAGACGGAGCGGGGCCTTGTCCATCTGGAGCTCGGGGATGGCGATGCCGTCAGGAAAGCCGCCGCCGCGGTAATCGAAGAAGCGAGAGAAGAGCTCGAAGGCATGCTCCTTCAACCGCACATCAGGGGGAACCGTGAATTCGTGGCAGGCCTGTTCCGTGACCGGCAGTTCGGGCCGGTGGTCATGTTCGGCCTGGGGGGTGTTTTTACAGAAGCGCTCTCGGACGTTGCGTTCAGGGTGGCGCCGCTCATGGAGGCGGACGCCCTTGATATGCTCCGCGAGATCCGTGCGCAGGCCCTTTTGGGGGACTTCCGGGGCGAAGCGGCCGCGCGGCGCGATGAACTGGTACGGACCATCATGGGACTTTCCCGCCTGGGTTCGGAAATGGACGATATCGCCGAGATAGACATCAATCCCCTCATCCTGTCTCATGATGGCTCGGTTCTCGCTGTCGACGCGCTGGTGGTCCTCGGCGATCCACCTGAAAAAAAAGAGGACATTGAGCCCGTCGACCCCCTGACGATCAGGCATCTCTTCTATCCCCGATCGGTTGCTTTTGTGGGCGCCTCGGGCCAGATGGGGAAATGGGGACATATGCTGGTGACGAATACCATAAGCGGTGGATACCAGGGCGATATGTATCTGGTGAACGCGAAGGGCGGGACCATCGCCGGTCGTGAGGTCTATCGCTCGGTCCTTGAAATTCCCGGTCCCGTTGACTTGGGAATTGTCACCATCCCGGCCGCACAGGTAATGGAACTGATCGATCAGTTCAAGGAAAAAGGAATTCGTTTCATGCTGCTCATAACCTCCGGTTTCGGCGAAACCGGAAATGAAGGTAAAGAACTCGAACGGGAACTGATCACGGCGGCACGACGCGCGGGGATACTGATCCTCGGTCCGAATACGATGGGCATCTGCAATCCCCATAAGGATTTTTACTGCCTCGGGCTGCCCGTGAAACCGATGCCGGGTTCCACGGCTGTCGTAGCGCAATCCGGGAACCTTGGGGTCCAGTTGCTTGCCTTTGCAGAGGAACAGGCGATCGGCGTGCGGGGATTCTGCGGTTCCGGAAATGAGGCGATGCTGACCGTGGAGGATTTCATCGAAGGCTTCGAGGTCGATGAATTGACAAAGATCGTCATGCTCTATGTTGAAAGCGTCAAAGACGGGCGTCGCTTTTTCGAGGGGGCCCGTCGCGTGGGGAAAAAGAAGCCGATCGTTCTTCTAAAAGGAGGTCAGACGGGAGCGGGTAACCGGGCGGCCGCGAGTCATACGGGGGCCCTCTCAACGGACTCTCGCATATTCGACGCCGTCTGCAGACAGGCCGGTATCGTCAAGGTGGACCAGTCAATGGACCTCCTCGACCTGTCCGCCGCCTTTTCGTCTCTCCCCCTCCCGAAGGGAAACAGGGTCGGTATCCTGACACTCGGCGGAGGTTGGGGTGTCATAACCGCGGACATGTGCATACAGGCGGGGCTTGAAGTGCCGGAAGTGCCTGATGAGATATTGCGGCGGATCGACAGGATCCTGCCGCCGTACTGGAGCAGGTCAAACCCCGCCGATATCGTCGGAGAGACCGACAACAGCATCCCCGGCATCATCATGGAAGAGTTCCTGAAATGGGATGAATGCGACGCGGTGATAAACCTGGGAATTCTCGGGAGGAGCATATTCGTCAGCAGGCTCGTCGACTCGGTCCGCCACTCGGACCCTTCATATACGGAGGAGTTTCTCGCGGCGGCCGACCGGTTTCTCTATGACTTCGAAAAGGAATATATAAAACTTGTCGCCCGATTGATGGAAAAATACGAAAAGCCGATCTTCGGTGTCAAATTGTTGACCGGGACGAACGATCAGACCGTGTTCAACGTGGAAGACCGTATCTATAAAAGCGTCTTCTATCCGACACCGGAACGTGCCGTACGGGCCCTTTCCGAAATGTACAATTACTATACGTTCATCGGCAGGTAA
- a CDS encoding MBL fold metallo-hydrolase codes for MKIHPVYGGYANTYLIESDEGIVAVDVGSRRAARQVMEQVRHVLKRDMNDLKLITATHYHIDHIGGIPHLRSLFPRAEVNFHSRVGAYLRGEQKLAVPPFTRWFTGLLPVMMNMNGHGGNLIDGAMSAKAGIPLPFLRRRVSLGFQPLCNLEEGKPVPAMTAWELIATPGHTPDSISFLLRSEGVLISGDTILNMSGTGEVNRFCCSSKDIQESFERLCSFDIRSLYPGHGKPIINKTGLLEGVDRD; via the coding sequence ATGAAGATACACCCGGTCTATGGGGGATACGCAAATACCTATCTCATCGAGAGCGATGAGGGGATCGTCGCGGTTGACGTGGGATCGCGACGGGCGGCCCGGCAGGTCATGGAGCAGGTGAGGCATGTGTTGAAGCGGGACATGAATGATCTGAAGCTGATAACGGCGACCCATTATCATATCGATCACATTGGTGGCATACCGCATCTGAGAAGCCTTTTTCCACGCGCGGAAGTGAACTTTCACTCACGTGTGGGAGCATATCTGAGGGGAGAGCAAAAACTTGCCGTGCCGCCCTTCACGCGATGGTTCACGGGTCTCCTCCCGGTCATGATGAACATGAACGGCCACGGGGGAAACCTGATCGATGGGGCCATGAGCGCAAAGGCCGGCATCCCTCTGCCTTTTCTGAGGAGGAGAGTATCGCTCGGTTTCCAGCCCCTCTGCAACCTGGAAGAAGGCAAACCCGTTCCGGCCATGACGGCATGGGAGCTTATCGCCACACCGGGCCATACGCCGGACAGTATCTCCTTTCTGCTCAGGAGCGAAGGGGTTCTGATCTCGGGCGACACGATACTGAACATGAGCGGGACTGGTGAGGTCAACCGTTTCTGCTGCAGCAGCAAAGACATTCAGGAGTCTTTTGAACGCCTGTGTTCATTCGATATACGCTCACTGTACCCGGGTCATGGAAAACCGATCATCAATAAAACGGGCCTTCTCGAGGGGGTGGACAGGGATTAA
- a CDS encoding MBL fold metallo-hydrolase, producing MYLVQGAAEAIIISGGMSCIIPDVLRQFREFGIDQGRITKLLILHSHFDHVGIVPYFARKNPGLTVYASPRAWEILSMPRALDTINFYSRATMEIMGVREEQLPAAEDHEWRDDIRGLTVRDGDRLDVGGLTVSIIETPGHSSCCLSAYVPELKALFPSDAGGIPYGNDIIPSGNSNYTQYQESLEKLEKLEIRYACADHFGYITGEEAEAYMTASIDAAGTFRTLMERTYRRTGDIDRAVQLLVAAALKARPDYFLPQDILTGVYRQMVRHIANT from the coding sequence GTGTATCTCGTGCAGGGTGCGGCGGAGGCTATTATTATCAGTGGCGGGATGAGTTGTATCATTCCTGATGTGCTCCGTCAATTCCGGGAATTCGGGATCGATCAGGGCCGGATCACAAAACTGCTCATCCTCCACTCGCATTTCGACCACGTAGGGATCGTTCCCTATTTCGCACGAAAGAACCCCGGTCTGACCGTGTACGCGTCACCGCGTGCCTGGGAAATCCTTTCCATGCCCAGGGCATTGGACACGATCAATTTCTATTCCCGGGCGACCATGGAAATAATGGGAGTCAGGGAAGAACAGTTGCCGGCGGCAGAGGACCATGAATGGCGCGATGATATACGGGGGTTGACCGTGCGTGACGGTGACAGGCTTGACGTGGGAGGCCTGACCGTTTCGATCATTGAAACACCGGGGCATTCTTCCTGTTGCCTGTCGGCCTACGTGCCCGAGTTGAAAGCCCTCTTCCCATCGGACGCGGGAGGAATTCCTTACGGCAATGATATCATTCCATCGGGCAATTCAAATTACACGCAATATCAGGAGAGTCTTGAAAAACTGGAAAAACTTGAAATACGATACGCCTGCGCCGATCATTTCGGATATATCACCGGAGAAGAGGCGGAAGCATACATGACGGCAAGCATCGACGCCGCGGGCACGTTCCGCACATTGATGGAAAGGACCTATCGTCGTACCGGTGATATCGATCGGGCGGTTCAACTGTTGGTGGCAGCCGCACTGAAAGCCCGTCCGGATTACTTTCTGCCGCAGGATATCCTGACCGGCGTGTACCGGCAGATGGTCAGGCATATTGCGAACACGTGA
- a CDS encoding OmpA family protein — protein MKHFHKVLIIIVTASFLAGCCGMKECEKKWQECAIAGAVMGTAIGAIGGYLIGDESDEPGEGAAIGAAAGALIGGGTGYLLCRETDFDGDGVPDSLDACPNTPAQVVVDAKGCPVDTDGDLVPDYLDQCPGTPKNVRVDGKGCCLDSDGDGIADYRDQCPGTPMGTAVDDTGCPLGEKPAPVVLEGIVFDFDSAVIKEGSKRILDMTALKSLQDNPELRIKITGHTDSAGPDEYNRMLSMKRAEAVKEYLVSMGIAGERIETEGMGETSPIASNDTAEGRSKNRRVELTTISQ, from the coding sequence ATGAAACATTTTCACAAGGTTTTAATCATCATTGTTACCGCGTCATTTCTCGCCGGGTGCTGCGGTATGAAGGAATGTGAAAAAAAATGGCAGGAATGCGCTATCGCTGGTGCCGTTATGGGAACAGCGATCGGTGCTATCGGCGGATATCTGATCGGCGATGAGTCCGACGAACCGGGCGAGGGTGCCGCCATCGGCGCGGCGGCCGGAGCGCTCATCGGCGGAGGAACGGGGTACCTGCTGTGCCGCGAAACCGACTTCGATGGTGACGGTGTTCCCGATTCCCTTGACGCCTGTCCGAACACTCCCGCACAGGTCGTCGTCGATGCGAAAGGGTGTCCCGTCGATACCGACGGTGATCTCGTCCCTGATTATCTCGATCAGTGCCCGGGAACACCGAAAAACGTGAGAGTTGACGGCAAGGGATGTTGCCTCGATTCGGACGGTGACGGCATCGCCGACTATCGCGATCAGTGCCCAGGCACTCCCATGGGAACGGCAGTTGATGATACGGGATGTCCTCTCGGCGAAAAACCCGCACCGGTCGTGCTCGAAGGTATCGTATTCGATTTCGATAGTGCCGTGATCAAGGAAGGCTCAAAGAGGATACTTGACATGACGGCACTGAAATCCCTCCAGGATAATCCGGAGCTTCGGATAAAGATCACCGGTCATACCGACAGCGCAGGTCCCGATGAGTACAACCGCATGCTTTCAATGAAACGTGCCGAAGCCGTCAAAGAATATCTGGTATCGATGGGTATCGCGGGGGAGCGAATAGAAACGGAAGGCATGGGAGAAACAAGCCCCATAGCTTCCAATGATACCGCCGAGGGAAGAAGCAAAAACCGGCGGGTGGAGCTTACGACCATCTCACAGTAA
- a CDS encoding AURKAIP1/COX24 domain-containing protein, producing MENHMANDRKKRRKKISKHKHRKRRRKG from the coding sequence ATGGAGAACCATATGGCGAATGACCGGAAAAAAAGAAGAAAGAAGATCAGCAAACACAAACACCGCAAGAGAAGAAGAAAAGGGTAG
- a CDS encoding macro domain-containing protein, giving the protein MDERLIASLTFEGGGEFKVVVHDLLREPVDCIVNAANGMLAHGGGVAAAIARAAGNSLVVDGDRLVREQGPVPTGGAVMTTAGKLPFKGVIHAIGPRMGQGKEEEKLVQALESAFLLAHERGWSSLSFPGISSGIFAVPHDVCARAYLKAVRAFFSGHADSTLKVIRLCLFEGPLLDTVKREIERRDA; this is encoded by the coding sequence ATGGACGAAAGACTGATTGCGAGCCTGACATTTGAAGGCGGCGGAGAATTCAAGGTAGTTGTTCATGACCTTCTCCGGGAACCGGTGGATTGTATCGTGAACGCCGCGAACGGTATGCTTGCTCACGGCGGCGGGGTGGCGGCCGCTATAGCCCGTGCCGCCGGAAACAGCCTGGTGGTCGACGGGGACAGGCTCGTCCGGGAACAGGGTCCCGTTCCGACGGGTGGGGCCGTTATGACGACCGCCGGTAAATTGCCTTTTAAAGGCGTTATTCACGCCATCGGTCCACGGATGGGGCAGGGGAAAGAGGAAGAAAAACTCGTTCAGGCCCTTGAGTCGGCCTTTCTTCTCGCCCATGAAAGAGGGTGGTCGTCGCTTTCCTTTCCGGGGATCAGCTCAGGTATATTCGCCGTTCCCCATGACGTATGCGCCAGGGCCTATCTGAAAGCGGTGAGAGCATTCTTTTCCGGGCACGCTGATTCCACATTGAAAGTCATCAGGCTCTGTCTTTTCGAGGGCCCTCTGCTGGACACCGTGAAAAGAGAAATTGAACGGCGTGACGCTTGA
- a CDS encoding radical SAM protein has protein sequence MHIISEFEKDRLIQHNQAELGALCDESCWLPPENQRIAEDTRRRLLDLLSSRINFSFSGTKPHSGMLSPGCRLCGEGLWSCLFINNICNANCFYCPSEQKQRDIPTTNVLQFDSPPDYTDYLATFGFKGASISGGEPFLTYERTIRFVRQVKKKFGDGIYLWLYTNGILATQESLGQLADAGLDEVRYNIGATGFSLEHAQKAVGIIRNVTVEIPAVPERFDILAERIVDMYEAGIDFLNLHQIRCTAYNSRHLTDRDYTLLHGPSVGVLESELTALKLLNLIAERSIGLPVNYCALIYRNRYHAKAAHLRYAPLMKRSFENITGTGMIRNLSAVLPPDAISSLEGHFIAAGHDPSTWYYDRSSRSLHFGAELLSPVLAQGSSLTISYSIAMLRQAVTYRNPFREIRLNKHRKVAVERSRLYHNLELTPPEARFFKKHILDRPGWSPDIDEIISLLKSEMDVDCSAGDREKWCRILQAERIREGLLEYY, from the coding sequence ATGCATATCATATCGGAGTTTGAGAAGGACAGATTAATTCAGCACAATCAGGCCGAACTCGGCGCTCTGTGCGATGAATCATGCTGGCTTCCACCGGAGAACCAACGTATCGCCGAGGACACACGCCGGCGACTGCTCGATCTTCTCTCGTCACGGATAAATTTCTCATTCAGTGGCACGAAACCGCACAGCGGCATGCTCTCTCCCGGATGCCGCCTCTGCGGCGAGGGGCTGTGGTCGTGTCTTTTTATAAATAATATCTGCAATGCCAATTGTTTTTACTGTCCTTCGGAACAGAAGCAGCGTGACATTCCGACGACGAACGTCCTGCAATTCGATTCTCCTCCCGATTACACGGACTACCTCGCTACCTTCGGATTCAAGGGAGCCAGCATCAGCGGAGGCGAACCGTTCCTGACCTATGAGCGAACCATCCGGTTCGTGAGACAGGTAAAAAAGAAATTCGGTGACGGGATCTATCTCTGGCTCTATACCAACGGCATTCTGGCCACGCAGGAGTCGCTCGGACAGCTTGCGGACGCCGGTCTTGACGAGGTCCGATACAATATCGGCGCCACCGGGTTCTCTCTGGAACACGCCCAAAAAGCCGTCGGGATCATCAGGAACGTGACCGTTGAAATACCGGCCGTTCCCGAGCGGTTTGATATTCTTGCTGAAAGAATTGTCGATATGTACGAGGCGGGCATCGATTTTCTGAACCTTCATCAGATCAGGTGCACGGCCTATAATTCCCGGCACCTTACGGACCGCGACTACACCCTCCTTCATGGCCCGTCCGTTGGTGTCCTTGAATCGGAACTGACGGCGTTGAAACTGCTCAACCTCATTGCCGAGCGGAGCATCGGCCTTCCGGTGAACTACTGCGCCCTCATATACAGGAATCGGTATCACGCGAAAGCAGCCCACCTCAGGTACGCACCGTTAATGAAAAGGTCCTTCGAAAACATCACCGGTACCGGCATGATCAGGAACCTTTCGGCGGTCCTGCCTCCTGACGCCATTTCCTCGCTTGAAGGGCATTTCATAGCGGCGGGCCATGACCCGTCGACATGGTATTACGACCGTTCGTCCCGAAGCCTCCATTTCGGTGCAGAGCTGCTTTCGCCGGTCCTTGCACAGGGTTCCTCTCTGACCATTTCATATTCCATCGCGATGCTCCGTCAAGCCGTGACATATCGAAATCCTTTCCGCGAGATCAGGCTTAACAAACACCGGAAGGTCGCGGTCGAGCGCAGCAGGCTTTACCATAACCTTGAACTGACCCCTCCCGAGGCCCGGTTCTTCAAGAAGCATATCCTCGACAGGCCCGGTTGGTCACCCGATATCGATGAGATCATTAGTCTGTTGAAATCGGAAATGGATGTTGACTGTTCCGCCGGAGACCGGGAGAAATGGTGCCGCATCCTCCAGGCGGAACGGATCAGAGAGGGGTTGCTCGAATACTACTGA
- the tsaA gene encoding tRNA (N6-threonylcarbamoyladenosine(37)-N6)-methyltransferase TrmO, with amino-acid sequence MPVILNRIGEVRTQEPAVPPYWAESAVEGELIIDEEFVEGLKGIEKGDRIVVLFHFHKSSPFDPSRDLIQHPRGDRNREKRGVFDLCSPRRPNPIGMSVVTVISVERNIIRVKGLDIIDGTPILDIKPWRV; translated from the coding sequence ATGCCCGTGATATTGAACAGGATAGGAGAGGTCAGAACGCAGGAGCCCGCTGTTCCTCCGTATTGGGCCGAGTCAGCGGTTGAGGGTGAATTGATCATTGACGAGGAATTTGTGGAGGGGCTGAAGGGGATTGAGAAAGGTGACCGCATCGTTGTGCTCTTTCACTTTCACAAAAGCAGTCCCTTTGACCCATCCCGGGACCTTATTCAGCATCCCCGCGGAGACAGGAACAGGGAAAAGAGAGGGGTCTTTGACCTTTGCTCGCCCCGGCGCCCGAATCCGATCGGCATGTCCGTTGTGACGGTCATCTCCGTTGAAAGGAATATAATTCGCGTCAAGGGCCTGGATATCATCGACGGTACCCCGATCCTTGATATCAAGCCGTGGCGGGTGTAG
- a CDS encoding adenylate kinase, with the protein MNILIFGPNGSGKGTQGAIVQKKYNVPHIETGVIFRDNISKGTELGRKAKDFIDRGELVPDDITIPMILNRLKEGDCKEGWLLDGFPRNLSQAEAMFDALQKENMDLDYVIEIVLDRDTAKKRIMGRRLCANDNNHPNNIYIDAIKPAEKDGKFICRVCGGDLSTRADDQDEAAIDKRHGIYYDTKTGTSAAILYFKERVKVIEVDGLPGVKEVSEELLKKLG; encoded by the coding sequence ATGAATATCTTGATTTTTGGTCCCAATGGAAGCGGAAAGGGCACCCAGGGTGCCATTGTGCAGAAGAAGTATAATGTTCCCCACATCGAGACGGGCGTCATTTTCAGGGATAATATCTCAAAAGGAACCGAACTCGGCAGGAAAGCGAAGGATTTTATTGATCGGGGCGAACTGGTTCCTGACGACATCACCATTCCCATGATCCTGAACCGCCTGAAAGAAGGGGATTGCAAGGAGGGGTGGCTTCTGGACGGATTCCCCCGTAACCTGTCGCAGGCTGAAGCGATGTTCGATGCCCTTCAGAAAGAGAACATGGATCTCGACTATGTGATCGAGATCGTCCTGGACCGTGACACGGCAAAGAAGCGGATCATGGGCAGGAGACTGTGTGCCAATGACAACAATCACCCCAACAATATCTATATCGATGCCATCAAGCCCGCCGAGAAGGATGGGAAGTTCATCTGCCGTGTCTGCGGCGGTGACCTGAGCACCCGGGCCGACGACCAGGATGAAGCGGCGATCGACAAGCGGCACGGGATATATTACGACACAAAGACGGGAACCTCCGCAGCGATACTGTATTTTAAGGAACGCGTGAAGGTCATCGAGGTAGACGGCCTGCCCGGTGTAAAAGAAGTTTCGGAAGAACTGCTTAAAAAACTGGGATAG
- a CDS encoding cupin domain-containing protein has translation MKVFDLKSIQERELVPGGSVRFAHSENMTVSFWTFKPGAVISEHAHPHEQIMNLLEGTLKFTVGDVSGIFEAPVSIIIPSDLRHSGETVTACTIIDVFTPRRDDFAALDDADGI, from the coding sequence ATGAAGGTTTTTGACCTGAAGTCGATACAAGAGCGCGAACTGGTTCCCGGAGGTTCCGTTCGGTTCGCCCATTCCGAAAACATGACCGTTTCGTTCTGGACGTTCAAACCGGGCGCCGTTATTTCGGAACATGCCCATCCCCATGAGCAGATCATGAATCTTTTGGAGGGGACGCTGAAATTTACCGTTGGTGACGTATCGGGAATCTTTGAAGCGCCGGTGTCGATCATCATCCCTTCCGATCTGCGCCATTCGGGGGAGACCGTTACGGCATGCACGATCATTGACGTCTTTACACCGCGCCGTGACGATTTTGCCGCGCTTGATGATGCGGACGGGATCTGA